GTAAAATTAAGGGGTCTTGCCCTGTTCAGACAGTTGAAGATACTTAAAGGTAGATGCCCATCTGAACTGGAGGCAAGATagctattattttgaattatctatAAGAGAGGTTAACTCTACTTAACCTTGAAAAGCATATCAGGAAAGCAAATCTTttagagaattagaaaaaaaatcatagaatgaATCTCAAAGTCACAAgtaactattttcattttctgaactaCTGTGAATAATTGAAATTTGGCTCTATTGTACAAATTGCTTGATAATTCACTTACTTTGTTAAAAGTTGAGGTGCCATGACTCAAGtgttacaattttcttttctgtttcactaTGAAAGGCCTTTTATGAATTCCCaagtaataaatttaattttttgtttgagaCTTTTTCTTTGACTGAATAAGTATTACTAAATAGGTGATTAAATTTTTAACTGATTTAACTTGGATTTATTTGTATTATGTCAGTTCCTAAATACAGGAACTGTACTGTATTGCAGtacagcattttcttttcttaggtgGAAGGATGGAAAGAGTAGCTTTAATATTAGACATACTTGAGTCAAAACTTCTCACCAAACCTGTAATCTTGGGCAAGTGTCATGACTACTAAGAGCCTTAGAtcatcatctgcaaaataggaagAATAATAACTTCCTTGTAATATTAGTGTAAAGGATTAAGtgaaatagtatataaaattactagcacagtgcttggcccaCCGTGGACACACTAacatttgacaagggagccaagaatactcaaaggagaaaagatagtcttttcgaTAAAttgtgctgagaaaactggatattcacatgtaaaagaactCACAAAAACTCAcctgaaatggattaaagacttaaatgtaagacctgaaaccatgaaactcctaggaGTTTAGGGGAAAAGGCTCCTTTCCTCCTGTTTAACATGgaccaattatttttaatatcaataaaCTCTAGAGACTATAGCTATCCctgtaaaattattaaaagtgtATTCCAGATAAGTAAAAAAGATTATAGATTTCATATGGTCATATAAGTTCCCCCGCAGACAAAGAATGATATATGTTGGATGTAGATCCACACTCCCTTATACAGAATTCTGAAAACCAAAATTTTTCTAAAGACCTAATTTTTCATAACTTATTTGGTAATAAAATATGATCTGAACTTATTATATTTGACAGTTAAATTCTGACCTGAACCAAcatgaaatgtttatttcacCTTATGTAAATGTTCCTATATTTCACTATAAAATCagtattaattttttatgatgTGAGTACTGCCCTAATCCCTGTTGGGAGTATGACATATATAACAGCATATACTCTACATGAcaattctaaaatctaaaaaaactgtGAATTTTGAAACACAACTGGCCCCAAGGTTTCTGATAAGATACTGCAGACCTTTAGTTGATTTCCTGGTTTGGTATGCTCAGGATTTGTATAaggataaaaggataaaaatggatGGAGTGAAACAGTCTCAAAAATTTTCAATTGTTTAGAATCCCAACAGAAGCCTGAAGGAGTTTGCCAGATGTACTTTATGCAACTGCGTTCTGGCCTTATCATAGAAAAGACATCCTGTTACTTTAGGAAAGAAATCACCAAAAGGTATTCACCAAGAACAGGTAAGGGGAAACTATACATTTCCTGGTATTTCTTCAGTATGTTAATGGGCATCTATTTGCCTTTATTTCCAACATTttggatatataatttttcccttgagcaaattttccttctgaaaaaaagTAAGGATATTGAACTATTTTTTAGCCATTTTCAATAGGACAtataaagagttttttttatataaagagttTTTATAGCATGGGAGAAATGGGTATGTTctaatattaagtgaaaatagagcatataaaattataaatatatatacagtatttttaagagatttttttcatttaaaggaattaaactaaaatgttaatagcagttattttttggggtgttgagacCATGGGTAACTAGCTTTCTTCCACCTGGATTCCAATGGGTATGCCCCACTGGGGTTTTAAGTGTGCAGGAGGCATTGATCACTTCAGACTGTGGAGAGGCTATAGTCCTGGGGTCAGTCCTAGCAAGTATCTTTGACTGGGAATCCTCAAAGAGGTGTAAAGAGGTTTGGGCAGAGTGGGAACTGACAGTCCACTCCTACTCTCCCCCTGTCCTGTAGCTGAAAAGTGCAGAAAGCAATGTCTGGTATTCACTGCCTGTCATCAGCAGCTGAACAAAGATTTCACCTCTGATGTCCCTATGTTACAGAAATGTTTTGGAAGAGCTAATGTTCCAAGTATCCAAGGTATGACTGCTGATAGGGGTGGTGTGGGTGTGAGGAGGGAGATAGACACAGGACCACAGCAAGTGCTCCTCTAGGAAGCAGCTCCATGTCTATGCTTATTTGTGTAACAGAAACTTCTGCCTATTTGCTGCCCACATACCCACTTAGTGGTATTCAAACTAGGTACAAAGTAGCTGCCCTGACAATGAATGTACACTTTAGTTGGCCCtctatcattattttgaaatgcttGTTATGTATTGGAATCTCATATACATTATTCCTGGGGAAAATATATTATCCTTtggggtcggggagggggggCAACCATATCCCCCCCGCAACCTCATCATTTTGacactaaaagaaaatgaagaactattatgttttttaaaatataatttcaactcttaaatattctaaataattgttaaaatggCTTTAAGTTGTATTACCTACTTGTGCAAATAAAGTCCAAATTGATGTGACCATCAAGAAGTGAAGAGATCATTAATTTGACTAGGAATTGCACATTGCTATTTCAAGCATAATCCTGTTACAAATGTCTTAAGCTCTAAAAAGCATACTCAAGTTTctcattaagtatttttaaatcattttactttaGAATTTCATATACAGACTCAATATTTAACATGCTTctgttttgtatattatttttcctagcataattctataaaatagagaaaatataatttttttctccaggacCAACATAGGTAGTACCTAATTCTACACCAGTTTATCCCAGCATGCCAtagaaatattatcattttctatGTGTGctgggacattttttaaaaagttaggaaTACTGCTATTTAGCCAGAGGACAGACAcaccctccagaactgtaagaagcAAAAAAGCAGAGGCTTCCTCAGGCAAAGTCTTGTCTACTTTCTCTCCACCAAATCCTCCCATAAGCACACAAATATGACTTATACCTACGATTTTCAAGCAAGAGACTACCGTCTTTAATCCCATTCAAGTGGCACACCTTACCCTTTGAGCTACATTAAGCTTGTGCCAAAGGCTTTTATCTATCCAACAGTGGTGAGCAAAGTGCAGctcaaattggaaagaaaaaaaaagcctttaaggaagtatttccttttaattgtGAAAGATTGTTCATGGGAACaagtctttttgaatttttaatgacaAGCTTTTCCCTTGTTACAGAATATTCTGCTTCTCTGAGCACATACAATGATCAATCTATTACTTTCGTTTTTGAGGATGGAAGTTATGAGATCTATGTAGAAGACTTGAGAAAAGGCCAAGAGAAAGGTAGAATATTTCCTTTTGTCTATAATGATATAATGATGactaataaagtaaaaaataaatttaccaaggggtgcttgggtggcccagtttaagcttctgactctcgatttcaactcaggtcattgatctcagggtcttgagatcaagcctcacatcaggcttgtgctgggcgtgaagcctacttaagattctctctccctctcccttggcccctgtccctccagctccaccccaccccactctctttctctcttaataataataataaaataataataataataataaatttaccaAACCATAAACATTGGCTTACCTCAGATATGGCAAATAGATTTAATGCTGTCTACTAACTCCAATGAATTGGCAGCAAATGCCTAAATACCACTAAGTTGAGGAGGATTCAGAAGCTTAGTCAGGGTTTTATAGGGAAGAATGCTGATATTGAGAAGTGGTATTTGTTGTAAAAGATGGAAGGAGAGACAGCACATATTTGCTATTGTTAAATTACCTACTAGATCTTTCTAGCCTTATCAATATCACCAAAGTACAACCTCAAGTAAAGGAATATACCAGTGCTATAAAcaatatgctaaatattttaataatgactgTGTTAGAGAATTTATCAGAGCATACTTATACATTTTTGAGACCTTAAAATCAcaaaagttttgcttttattgttatataataaaataaggtattttcTGAAGTTATATGTATGTTGAAATTGAAACCTTTTGATAAAATTGTCTCATCAAAGGGATTTTATGCATTCTCTTTCAGATAAGGTGTTATTCCGTTATTATGATTCCCAATCCCCCTCACATGAAACAGGTAATTTGGAGGGCTGGGTAGCTGTAGTGCTTGAATTCTTGAATTTGAGGTAAGGACAAATCCAAAAATCCTCCACGAAAAAGGAAAGCAGCCTCAAAAGGTTCTCTCCAGCCCACATTCATGGTAAAATCTTAGATTCTTAGAGGATTTATTCCCTCCCATTGATTGTGCAGTTTAATAATTAGGATAAAGGTTTACATTTAAAAGAGATCCAGAATAATTTTGGCTCAAgctacaaaaattttatttctatcttagCCAGGACTGGAATGGCAGTTTTGCTCAACAGATTGTCCAGCAACTaaccctgctccttctctttgaCTCTGCCAATACCTACATGGTTCAAGATTACTTGCTACCATGGCAATGTCCAATCTGCAGGACAGAGGAAGACAGATGCATGAGTTCTCTTTCCCATAAAGGATAAAACCTTGAAGTTGCACCTGACACTTCCATTCACCTCATCTTGGTCAAAACTTAGTCACATTGCTACACTTAGTTACAAGAAAACAGACTGAGAAATGTTCTATTATACAAGGAGGGTAGATGGATATTGGGAGACAACTATCAGTGGCTTTACATGCAGACAGAGAAGCTGACACCCAGACAAATACCCAATAGAATCACAGTTCTACGATCAGAAAGGATATAAGAAAATTAAGGAGCTTAAAATTACCCCCAAATTGTCCAATGACTCTTTGATTTCATTTGGGTACAAATACTTCTAAAGGATATGTTGGGTAATGAAGCAATTATTTTCCATCATATTTTGAACTCTTTTCCTAggtgttaa
This portion of the Canis lupus dingo isolate Sandy chromosome 11, ASM325472v2, whole genome shotgun sequence genome encodes:
- the LOC112650819 gene encoding interleukin-33, translated to MKYSTRKIPPAKMNSSADKALVKSPKLRKSQQKPEGVCQMYFMQLRSGLIIEKTSCYFRKEITKRYSPRTAEKCRKQCLVFTACHQQLNKDFTSDVPMLQKCFGRANVPSIQEYSASLSTYNDQSITFVFEDGSYEIYVEDLRKGQEKDKVLFRYYDSQSPSHETGDDVDGQTLLVNLSPTKDKDFLLHANNEEHSVELQKCENQLPDQAFFLLHRKSSECVSFECKNNPGVFIGVKDNHLALIKVGDQTKDSYIEKTIFKLS